ATTGAATGTTTTACTGTTACTTATACGGTAACTTGTGTAGGTACACTTAATACGGTATAACTGACTGACATTTACACTCCTGCCAGTGTCTTACTAAAGTAAGAGTAGCACAGGGTGTCCTAAGTGTCTAAGAAAAGCAGGATGGAGAGCATAGGGATTCATGTAAACAGCTGGCCTGCTGGGTGTTAGATGTACTGCAATAGCAGTCAATATCAGCTTTTTGTGAGGCAGTGTAATGATATGATGATCTGTATAAAGTTCAGAAAATTCTCCTTATAAATAAAGgtattttattcatttcataCCATTCTAATCAAACTCCACAGAGAGATTCACAGAATTGTCAATACTCATAACAtgatttaagtattttattatacaaatatgacAATGTTCTACAACTGCTTGTACTGTCACCAAGTATAGAAATTAATTAGCACCTGCTGACTGTGCATAAGATTccactaaaaaaacaatataataagatGTGTGAGGTCATGATGCATCCTAAGCACATCTAAAGGCCTAAATATAGACCTTGTGAATAAACAGGATACAAATTTTCTTTAAGTACCATAAGAGGTAGCCTGCTCAGAGATACCAACATTTGGTAAAGGGAGGGAACGCGAGCTATACAAATGACACCCACTGACAATATACAGcggacaattttttttccagctcaAGTGCAAAGTTCAATAACAGGACAAATGTGatacacagttttttttgtaaagcttATAATTCATCAATATCCAATCTATAGTTATCTTGTTTAACCAGGACCCCATTGTACAAGAGAAGTCTTAATTTTTTGTACAGTCAGCATTACATTCACATATGTACAATTTTACATAAACACATTTACTTCAGCACACCTGCCAGACAACTCTGCACAGCCTTCTATTACTGGTTATTGGGCttaagcaacagcaaacaagaTACATTTCCACAAGGACATTCTACTAGGCACAGAGAACATTAACTATAGGTTAATCACCAGGTAATAAAGATACATTGAAGCAGCGCGTGTAATAACGCTGTGCAGAGTAACAAGGACAGGGAGCAACTGCCAACAATGGTTTAAAAAGCCATTGGATAACTCCTTGTGCTGAATACCCAGAAGGGTCAGCACTTCATCTGGAGGTAAGAGGACAGCAGCAGCTCAGGAGGACAGAATACCCGGTGTCTATTCATTACACGTATCTGCCGTTTGCCCTTAAAGTcagaacctaaaaaaaaaaaaaaaaaaaaaaaaaaaaagttatacttTCAATACATATGCGATAAGAGACTATATTCTTCAAACGTATCACATCCATTTGGATTTTATTGAATGcctatttaaatataaactatAGGTTTTGCCAAACCTTATGGGCAGGGCACATTGAATGCACATAGACTTAAAGTATGTAAGAACCAACCCTGGCTCTTGTTGCAAGGCAAGACAAACTAAGCAAGGTTCACGCATgtcataatgcatttttttcctcaAAGTTGTTGCAGCTCCTCTACAAATTCATCAGCAAAAACAGCAGATCATTCAAATAAAACTGCAATCATACACACAAGTAAGGCTGAATGAAAAGATGCAATAGGCCATATATAAGGCAGTCCCAATCAGGGGACTACTCCTCTGCTTTCCATCGTGATTGCCCCACATTTAGAACTTTACCCAACAATTTCTCTATTTATATTGCCTTGTGTCGCAAATACAAATTTGAAGATTTGTGGCGCTGTTTATGAGCCAGCAATATTTTCCCCCAATGTGACATCTTACTTGCAGAGACCAGATCCATGTATTGACACACAGCGTGCAACAGGAGGCGCTGGTAACTGGGAGAACCAGAAAAGAGAATGAGTGTGTAAACTCAACACATGATTTAAGGTGTATTAACTATGATCATAGCAGGGCTGCTTTTCCTCAAATATGTTCATGTTGCTTCCGATTCCAATCTGCTCAAGTATTGAACAAAGTGAAAGTCGCTAGCTGAAGAGATCTTGAAAGCTGTTTTATATGACTTTTTGGAATTAATATTCATTCATGCTGCATACATAATTTATGGATAGTGTATTTTTACAGATACAAGATACTTTCCCGCATTCACAAGTGGAAAACAGGCTGGACCAAGATTATAGTTAGAAATCTCTAAGACTTACATACTTTCTTCTAAAACACAGTGCCAAGCAAAGgaatatactatactatatatacatatacataatttttCCCCCCAGGCTGAATGTGTCCTGGACAGAAATTCAGAAAAGGCACTTAATGACGTACCTGTTTTCCATCAAGGCAATGTAAACCGATTCAGGGGTGATTGAGAAGAAAGAGAGCATCTCTTCTTCCAAACATTCCAGGGTTCCCTGCGAGAAAATGTATCAATCGTAATGATTAAACCAGAAAACCATGAACATTATTTGTatgcattacattatatatgcaAAAGCACTGAACCAGTATGGTATATCTGTTAGCATTATATTGGCCTGCTTGCTAAGTTGCAGTAGGTACATAGTTAACAGCTGACTCACAAGCCATGCCTTTATCAGCCTTTAGCAGCAAGAGAACAGGGTGGAGGTAAAACAGTGGACAGTTCCAGGAAGAAGCATGCCACACAAGGTCAATCTGACCCAGAAAATTaacaaggaaaaatatatatccttGGAGAAACAACATCTGCACTAGCATAGATAATGCTTAATTTCTCATCTTAACCCTTCATAACATTTCATGTCAGCATCAAACACTGGGCTTTAAGTGTCTGCTTTGATGGTTCAGAATGCCAGTAGCAGTGAGCATTCCAGTGCTGGCAACTAGCATTATGGCACCAATTAAACACAAAGCAAAGGGGGGAGGTGCAGGGACTTGCACCCACCATGAAGAAAAAGGGCCTGACAACATATAGCCATGTGGGTTCTCATGCGAGGTTGGGGCTGAACATATTCCACTcaatcaaaacaaaaacaaaaaaaagtgcactactcgttataaattaattaaataaaataagtcttgtttctctttttgaattttaactttaaaaagcAGGAACTGTTCAGGCTTAAGTATCCCAGCATGCAGTTAACTGCTCTTCCTGATTGACATACAATATATGATCAAATGTATGTGGACCGCCTCCTAAATATTGAGCTTTGCTGTACCCATTGGTGTATACAATGAAGCACATTGGTATTCCATAACTATAAACAAACACTAAGGGTAGAATGGCACCGTCATTCGATGCCACAAGTTAGTTCATGACATTTCGGCTCACAGTCACAGAAGTAGTGCTGCCAAATgtcagctggagtggtgtaaaccACATCGCCCCTGGACTCTAAATCAGTGGAAATGTGGTTTCTCGAACGATGAATCACATGTCTGATGGACaaatttggtggaggagggataattgttatggtttgtgattttaaagttaattctacagaatctgctggcgctatatgaatgtaatgtaatacgTCTGGGgctctttttcagtgtttgaGCTAGGCACCTTAGTTTCATTGACGggcaatgttaatgctacattaGTGTGGCACCAGTTCAGGGACGGTCTTCTCCCATTCCAAAGAGAAGGCCCATTTGACAAGtctggtgtggaggaacttgagtggcctTTACAAAGCCTGGACCTTaaccccattaaacacctttggaatgaaatGGAACGCTAATTGCAAGAAAGggcttctcatccaacatcagtgcctgacctcacaagtgCACCTTTGGCTGAATGAGCACATTCCCACTGCACAATCTTGTGGAAGCCtttacaggagagttgaggTTGTTATAGTTGCATAGAGGCCCAACACCATacgcccatggttttggaaagggATGTCCAGCAAgatcatataggtgtgatggtgaggtgtccacatacattaCATGACCAAAAGTACTGTAATAGGTTTACTTAAAGCTTTGAACCATTACATAACTGGTACATGGAGAAGATACAATAGATGCGCTTAGATGAAGGTCTTAATTAAcaggaatattttattacagattTCTTAACCTGCATATAGTGTCAAAAATGTGTGTCAAAATACAAAGACGTTCTACCGAAAGAAATTACTTTCATATCTGCACTATACAGTggtacttaccgtatttgcccaaatataggccgcacttttttcccccactttaagtctttaaagtgggggtgcggcctatattcagggtctaGCACCCGACATGCccacagcggaagtgccggcaccggaagttgaatacgcgttATGCGTAGAGGTCacccgctggccccgcaagaccccgtggagtctgcaccagtaagccggggggggggaatggggGTTTGGGTGACcagaaatttttttctttaaaaaaaggcacctaacttttagggtgcggcctaaaTTCGGGagcagcctatattcgagccaatacggtatttttattttctgatttgCTCAGATTGCTGTTAAACGGCTAATGTTTGTCATATGTTTATGGGATAGTAAACAAACCCCTAAAGCCTTTTTGGCTGAAGCACAAAAGGAGCCTCCACCTTACCATGGGAATCTGACGTTTTCTCAGGGTGCCACGAAGGCTGCGGTTAATTCGTTGGTAACACTCTTCAGCAGTATGCGCAGGATGGTCTAGAAGAAAGAATGGCAGAATACTCCTTCTATAAAGATAAGTTAGCGGGATCTTGCAAACCACTTCACAGAAAGAAACAGCACAGTAATGTAAATTGTAACGACAAACCCCAGCATGAAGAGTTTAGTCGAAGGTAACAAAATATTCTACAGTGACTACAGTAGTTGCTACATCCGATTTACATAACACCttagtgacaatggctgattttatttaccGTAACtttcgtgacaatggccatgttaacatttctgcggtgctcgtgtttagctgcaGTCtactttcccatttactgaagctatttcaaaaccatttttccaaatctggtaattctgcccccatgtggtagtaattttttgtggAAGTCTTGGTACCTGTTCTTATGTCTCTTGTCTTGTTAGCCCTCTCTCTGGGTCTTTGCCGTATTTCATGTTCCAGGTATATCAAGACTTTCTCCTGTTCCTCGCCTGTGCGGTTCATGAAGTCATTCCATATCTACCAacataataacagtaataaagaCCACATCTGAACTTAACCACTTCAGGTTcgcttattttttaaaatattttaattccgtgctcgttCTAGATGTCCCCCTCTTACCTCATTATATGTCTCATTGTTACAGGCCTCAGTAAATATGCTAGGTGATGCGGATGTACGGGTATCCATCTCATCCGTAGCACATTCTTCCCTCTCCAGCAGCGTCATCAGGTAGCGTGCTAAGGCAGAGTAACCAGTTTGTGAGGGACATACCATTATAATCCAAAATGTCTGCCTTAAATACCCAAGGTCTCAATGGCAGGGagactaaaatatgaagctagcAGCTTGAAACATAGCTTCCTCACATGTCTGCTATATATAAAGCGTTTCATACTATGATCTGTTACCCCATATGCAAAGCTAGAAACGAGTCATGTAAAGGAGTAACAAATCAGCATCCACCACCTTATTTATCCATCTGATCACATCTTGCAATATTACCCCTATATACCCTACACCACTCAAAACTGCTAATAAATCAGGATTAGGTAAGCAGACAGAAAGTGTCAGTCTCCCTTGCAGATGTATACCAGATTTTTCTATAGCGAGACACTGATTTAGAAACTATGTCTGCTTTAGGCAGTCCATGAACCAGGTGATACACTGAATGGGCAGCATTCTGGAAGATACCCAGTCCTTTTTAATCTCACTGTTCTCTAGCCGGCGTAGACTCTTGCGTCCCTTGGCTTTAGGTGTCAGTTCAGAGTTACGGATGGCGCGGTTAATGTAGTACTGCTTGCGTTTGGCTGGCGAGGTCTTTTTTCCAGGAGAGCTGGGCAGTGGAGTGAGGCAGTCTTCTATTAATCTATGGGGTTAATCCATGAAAAGATGTCAAAGCATTACAACGCATTTTATTTCTCTCTAGGAAtttcacattaaccccttcattcccctatagacgtaccgggacgtccaaaaaacgcccacaaagaaacccctatggacgtcccggtacgtccagcccttcgtgcagagtcagggacacatccctgccgctgcacaggAGACCAGGctgccgtttgacagcctggactcccccctggcagcagaagccggcatcgccggctttctgctgcccgatctcccgtaacagctaccggcatgaaagccggtaagctgttacggttgaaagtgcgcgatcgcgcagttgcaaacgcgcgatcgggcattcccttccgggttgcgtcactgctgacgtttttactaaatttctcattctcaattttcagctaatcatccaactatggtatcaaccgaaagctctatctctccttgaaaaaacaatatatagtttatatgggtacactattcacaggaaaagagaatcatcgctaaaccgacataccccaaaaatggcaaaattgctctgggctttgaggtaccaaaaacccctgggactgaaggggttaaactaaaataaagcgCCTTTCCACATTTTACACGTGTGGAGTGTGCCTTCTATTGGAATGTAGCCAGTCTTTGAGTTTTTAATTGGTAGTGGCTGCTTGGTTGATACTTTTGTATCAAATTCTGGACCAAACTCCTTGGACACATTTAGTTCAGTGTGAATGATATGCTTGCCATTATTCACACGTAAGTGGAGCTTCTCTACATATATTCCCCAAGTGTTATTTGCTGATATTAAAGTGTCCTGTGGGAGATATACAGTACTATTTTATACAACTGTTTATTTATACTGAAGATATAAAGAAAACTCACAAATGGTCATTGAGGTCACcgtaaaaatatgtatacattctAGATGATGTttcaaatgtgtgtgtaaatatatacatacacacacacacacacacacacagatcagCCATGACATTACGATCACCTACCTAATATCGTAGGCGCTTTTGGCAGTGGTCAAcctgggcaccctgactggtctgcggctacgagGCCCCATACACAAACTGTGATGCCCTGCGTGTTCTGACacttttctatcagaaccacCATTAACTTTTTAAGCAAcgtgagctacagtagctcgagggatttgaccacatggcctagacccagttgtctagccatcgTAATTCGGCCCTTCTCAAAGTCGCTCAAATActtacacttgcccatttttcctacttctaacacatcagctttcagaacgaaatgttcacttgctgcctaatatatcccacctacTCACAGGACGCCATATATGATCGGCATCGTATTCATATTGACATACTATAGCGGTTATATTTGATAAAACGTCAGACTAACTATACAGTGGATACAAAAAGTCTATACACCCCTATTAAagtgccaggttcttgtgatgttaaagaatgagaaagaaATCATGTCTGAAATTTTTCTACCTTTAATGTGACCCGTAACATGAAcagttaaatgggaaaacaaactgaaatctttgaagggggggggggattaaataaaacaaaacaataacttGGTTGCACACCCTTAAATATCTTGTTGAAGcgccttttgattttattacagcagtcagtctttttgggtaggagtctatcagcatggcacatcttgacgtggtaatatttgcccactctttgcaaaagcgctccaaatctgtcagattgcgaggatatctcctgtgcacagccctcttcagatcaccccacagatggtCAATTgaattcaggtctgggctctggctgggccattccaaaacgttaatcttcttctggtgaagccatgcttttgtggattcttAACATgtgctttgggtcattgtcatgctgaattgtgaacttcctcttcctaACGGACGcatgaaggttttgtgccagaatttcctggtatttggaactgttcataattccctccacccagttccagctgaagaaaaatagCCCTAAAACACAATGCTGCCACCACAATGCTTCACGGTGGGTATGGTTtttttgggtgatgtgcagtgtttttgcgccaaacataccttttggaactATGGCCAAAAATTTCAACCACAACACATTTACCCTACCCCATTAATATGAcgaatacgggagattgttgtcacatgcgGCACACAGCCTGTATTTGCCAGAAATTCCATCAGTTCCTTTAATGTAGCAGTAGGCCTCTTTGTAaacctccctgaccagttttcttctcatcttttcattaattttggagggacgtccagttcttggtaatgccatattgtctccacttgatgatgactgtcttcactgtgtttcATGGCATATCTAAGGCTTTGGAAgttattttgtacccttcttCTGACCGacatctttcaacaatgagatgcctctgatgctttggaaagCCTCTGCGGACCACAGCTTCtcctctgagatgcaactaagcaaatgtcaggtaaatcctactagaacagctcaactttatttgtgattaatcagagtcactttaaatgatggcaggtgtcaATGATGAcatctatttaacatgagtttgaatgtgattggttaattctgaacacagccacagccccagttataagagggtgtgcacacttatgcagaTTATTGTGAGACCCCACTCCCCCAAAGATTTCAGTGTGTTTTGCGAacgaattgttcacgttataggtcacattaaaagtGGAAAAAGCTCTGACATTATTTAACATCACATAACCctgcattttaacaggggtgagTAGactttatatccactgtatatagTATTTTCCTTTAAATCATAACCTTTCAAGGGTTATATTTGGACAGGAGATCCCTTGAATGACAAGCAGAAGTCAGCTGTAACACAAAAAGCAACATAAGCTGCCCCACTACCTAAACATAGCAAGTCAGGGGACCAGACCCATAGCCATGAAATCACCCACTTGTAGCAAAACAGCATCTactaatccttttcaataaacACTTAAAGTCTGATTACCAGGTACGCTAAGATCTAGCAGTACAGGGATGGCACTTAAATGCAGCATATCAGATGTGCTCTGCATACAAAACAAACCCTGAACATAATGGGCACAACTCAATGGGcagaattgtatttattatccaCTCCCAACATATAATTATACCTTTCAATAGCACAACACTGTTTCTTAAGCAGATACTCTGCTGTGCTTTAGCCGTCTACATACTTTCCAAAATCGTTTttcttacaaaacaaaaaagcaacaggCTTATTCAAAGTCTGTGTTCATTCTTCAAGCTGGAAATCTCACAAATCATCTCAGATTTAGTAAGGTGAACTTCAGTATTTGACAATTGAAGTGATTAGGATTAATCAAGCACAAATCACCAAATTCTATATTGGGCGTTcttatgtgttatatatttatgcaaACTTTCAGTAATGAGCCAGTCACATGTGGGATTCTGCTGGCTAATACATTCACTTTCCACATTTTCCAAGATGTCACTGTTGACACTGGTATTTGCTATCAGTCTAATGGAAGGGTTGGTTCCTAAAATAGTAAGTGGATTCTAAATTCAGCAGATGCATAAAACTGTTGCTATCAAAGAAtatagctgctgtggcctcttcAAAAGTGGTCTCATCATAAGTGGatagttaagagttacactggactatCCAGACACCCATCCCTGGTCTTCATGCATTCAtccaactactcctctggcaatcACTAATGTCTGCTATTTCTCCTTCTCTTACAGCTATGAATATACcatttcatttgaacccctcatctcctgctgttacccctgttttccacccggtatgtctgtatcctgctgctcttaaagggttaaatctggtgccctctagtctagcttaattgcatttgttagccaaggtgtgaaacatctgatcctgtatgcaatcaccttatctgaccacttgtgaggcagACCCTATAAATTCTGAGGCTtcacttggaaatgtagctgctgtggcctcttcCCAAGTGGATAGTAAAAGGTGTTACACTGGAGTTAAAATGGAGGGAAACGACATACcaagtaccactgcagaaagcagcCTCAACACATCaacggaaccagatcaactcatccccatccaagcagtcctctcctattgtctcagtTCCCCTTCAACCAccagctagattgtaagctctcaagaTCATCTTTTCCTTTGCactagtttgttattgtatgtgtttttgtatgtgaaattgttctactgactaacagcactgcagaatatgccggcactttataaataaatgtaatgtaatgaggaGATCTGAAAAATGGAATAAGTAAGGACTGTGTTAATGAATAGGGCCTGCTTTCTGTTTGAGgccatttttgtatatattagtTCTCCACTGAAGTTTTCTGTGTAAAAGCAGGTAATGACACCTCATTACAAgtcttaaacataaaaaaacagcaaatggcTCTTTTTGGTCCATTGACAAAACAAACTTGACAAAATAAGGCCTCACAGCATGTAAAACGGAATAGAAATGACCTTGGTTTACATACAATGAACAGAATAGAGGGTaaagaattaaacaaaaatgcctGGGCCAAGCACAGGAGTGCTTTAAAGCAGCTCTTATGCATATAAATAGGAGTCTTACAGAGAACTGCATACCTGTCAAGAAATTTTTATTACTATGAAAATGCTCCAAATCAAATAGTGTTCCAAGTGACAAATGTCTGCATCTCCTGCTGTGTGTTCCTTTTAACTCCTCCTCATTTCTCCGCTATCATCATCTGCACTTTTCCACCCACTCATGCTTTCCCCTCCATCAATAAAGCACACATTCTCATTTAACAACTAACGCATAGAAATGATCTGCTACTTTGTAAGTTTTCATAGTACCAGACATGAAAAAAATGGGACCTATTCACTAAAGACAGAGTTGTAGTTTTACTTCCtccattgaactatgcattatgaaggctCATCCCAagtaagcttctgctgcaggaaggcAACTGTGCGATGCATAGTCAACGCAGCAATACTtattcaaagtcccctcacatATTGAGTTATACATCTAACACGATGCCCACGTTGGCCCATGAATATATTGAATAGTGAGGCACGGAAATTAAAGGTTACACCCCTGCTGCAAACGTTCCCTTTAGTGACTAGACCCCAATTTATCTGACTGCTAAAGAAACAGGAAGTACCCAACTTCTGCTAAATAGCTTTAGTAGTAAACATAACCtattatatgaataataaaagaACTCTCTACTTGTTGAAGCATGCGGGCATTCCAATATACATTTATGTACACACAAGCCTAGCGGCAATGCCTTATCTTCCAAATATATTGACAGGAAGAGAAGACTGGACTGATAATGAGTTTAAACAAACCCTtatcaaacacacaaaaacgCTAACAATGAACGGAATATATTTGACGGTGGAGAGCTAATGGCGTTGCTATACT
The DNA window shown above is from Spea bombifrons isolate aSpeBom1 chromosome 1, aSpeBom1.2.pri, whole genome shotgun sequence and carries:
- the R3HDM4 gene encoding R3H domain-containing protein 4 isoform X1, whose protein sequence is MVTTRCPETEEGDVEAYRLIEDCLTPLPSSPGKKTSPAKRKQYYINRAIRNSELTPKAKGRKSLRRLENTRYLMTLLEREECATDEMDTRTSASPSIFTEACNNETYNEIWNDFMNRTGEEQEKVLIYLEHEIRQRPRERANKTRDIRTDHPAHTAEECYQRINRSLRGTLRKRQIPMGTLECLEEEMLSFFSITPESVYIALMENSYQRLLLHAVCQYMDLVSASSDFKGKRQIRVMNRHRVFCPPELLLSSYLQMKC
- the R3HDM4 gene encoding R3H domain-containing protein 4 isoform X2, translated to MVTTRCPETEEGDVEAYRLIEDCLTPLPSSPGKKTSPAKRKQYYINRAIRNSELTPKAKGRKSLRRLENTRYLMTLLEREECATDEMDTRTSASPSIFTEACNNETYNEIWNDFMNRTGEEQEKVLIYLEHEIRQRPRERANKTRDIRTDHPAHTAEECYQRINRSLRGTLRKRQIPMGTLECLEEEMLSFFSITPESVYIALMENRF